The following are encoded in a window of Kitasatospora fiedleri genomic DNA:
- the cobO gene encoding cob(I)yrinic acid a,c-diamide adenosyltransferase yields the protein MPKGVAENVPDDGLTTRQRRTLPITAVHTGPGKGKSTAAFGMALRAWNQGWPVGVFQFVKSAKWKVGEENALRVLGESGQGGTVAWHKMGSGWSWVQRDIESSEEAAREGWEQVKRDLAAETYRFYVLDEFTYPLHWGWIDVAEVVGVLRDRPGSQHVVVTGRYAPEPLLELADLVTEMTKVKHPMDAGRKGQRGIEW from the coding sequence ATGCCCAAGGGAGTGGCGGAGAACGTCCCGGACGACGGGCTGACCACCCGGCAGCGGCGGACGCTGCCGATCACGGCGGTGCACACCGGGCCGGGCAAGGGGAAGTCCACGGCGGCGTTCGGGATGGCGCTGCGGGCCTGGAACCAGGGCTGGCCGGTCGGGGTGTTCCAGTTCGTGAAGTCGGCCAAGTGGAAGGTCGGCGAGGAGAACGCGCTGCGGGTGCTCGGCGAGTCCGGGCAGGGCGGCACGGTGGCCTGGCACAAGATGGGCTCGGGCTGGTCCTGGGTGCAGCGCGACATCGAGTCCTCCGAGGAGGCGGCCCGGGAGGGCTGGGAACAGGTCAAGCGGGACCTGGCGGCCGAGACGTACCGGTTCTACGTGCTGGACGAGTTCACCTACCCGCTGCACTGGGGGTGGATCGACGTGGCCGAGGTGGTCGGGGTGCTGCGGGACCGCCCGGGCAGCCAGCACGTGGTGGTGACCGGCCGGTACGCGCCCGAGCCGCTGCTCGAACTGGCCGACCTGGTCACCGAGATGACCAAGGTGAAGCATCCGATGGACGCGGGCCGCAAGGGCCAGCGCGGTATCGAGTGGTAG
- a CDS encoding GntR family transcriptional regulator — MQTESTRVRLRELILDGHYPPGSRLGEMEVAGALGVSRTPVREAFRALASDGLLAPAGRGVRVVRLDGAELVHVYRVRAALEALTAELAAERQRAGRLAPAELADLAALADRTHRATVDGELTAAVRLNRAFHRQVAELAANPVALHSLDRLWDQIQVSTRRTLGPPGRTALVDAQHRDLLAAITAGDGAAAAAAARRHVLDTCAADRPAAPDDTE; from the coding sequence GTGCAGACCGAGAGCACCCGCGTGCGACTGCGGGAACTGATCCTGGACGGCCACTACCCGCCGGGCTCCCGGCTGGGCGAGATGGAGGTCGCCGGGGCGCTGGGGGTGAGCCGCACGCCGGTGCGGGAGGCGTTCCGGGCGCTGGCCTCGGACGGGCTGCTGGCCCCGGCCGGGCGGGGCGTGCGGGTGGTGCGGCTGGACGGCGCGGAGCTGGTGCACGTCTACCGGGTGCGGGCCGCGCTGGAGGCGCTGACGGCCGAGCTGGCGGCCGAGCGGCAGCGGGCGGGGCGGCTGGCCCCGGCCGAGCTGGCCGACCTGGCCGCGCTCGCCGACCGCACCCACCGGGCCACCGTGGACGGGGAGTTGACCGCGGCGGTGCGGCTGAACCGGGCCTTCCACCGGCAGGTCGCCGAGCTGGCGGCCAACCCGGTGGCGCTGCACAGCCTGGACCGGCTGTGGGACCAGATCCAGGTCTCCACCCGGCGCACCCTCGGCCCGCCCGGACGCACCGCCCTGGTCGACGCCCAGCACCGCGACCTGCTCGCCGCGATCACCGCCGGGGACGGGGCCGCCGCCGCGGCGGCGGCCCGCCGGCACGTCCTGGACACCTGCGCGGCCGACCGACCGGCCGCGCCCGACGACACGGAGTGA
- a CDS encoding cobyrinate a,c-diamide synthase — MIPRLVVAAPSSGAGKTTVATGLIAALAARGLAVSPHKVGPDYIDPGYHALAAGRPGRNLDAWMSGPERIAPLFAHGAAGADVAVVEGVMGLYDGAAGRGELASTAQVAKLLRAPVVLVVDASSQSRSVAALVHGFASWDPEVRLAGVILNKVASDRHETLLREALEEGSGVPVLGAVRRAGAVDTPSRHLGLVPAVERSAEALRAVREMGELVGRSVDLDAVLALARTAPPLSAAPWDPAAEVEPLTGPRPRVALAGGAAFSFSYAENAELLAAAGAEVVPFDPLHDERLPERTAALVIGGGFPEVYVTELSANAALRGAVADLAASGAPVVGECAGLLYLGRELDGLPMCGVLDSTARMTPRLTLGYREAVALADSPLAAAGTRVRGHEFHRTATDPAAGPSPAWGWRTPAGPHTEGHLHGSVHASYLHLHWTGAPALPARLVRHAAAWAAGRAAGRG; from the coding sequence GTGATACCCCGCCTGGTGGTCGCCGCGCCCTCCTCGGGGGCGGGCAAGACCACGGTGGCCACCGGACTGATCGCGGCGCTGGCCGCGCGCGGGCTGGCGGTCTCCCCGCACAAGGTCGGCCCGGACTACATCGACCCCGGCTACCACGCGCTGGCCGCCGGGCGCCCGGGCCGCAACCTGGACGCCTGGATGAGCGGCCCGGAGCGGATCGCCCCGCTGTTCGCGCACGGCGCGGCCGGGGCGGACGTCGCGGTGGTCGAGGGCGTGATGGGCCTGTACGACGGGGCGGCCGGGCGGGGCGAACTGGCGTCCACGGCGCAGGTGGCGAAGCTGCTGCGGGCGCCGGTGGTGCTGGTGGTGGACGCCTCCTCGCAGTCCCGCTCGGTGGCGGCGCTGGTGCACGGCTTCGCGTCCTGGGACCCGGAGGTCCGGCTGGCCGGGGTGATCCTGAACAAGGTCGCCTCCGACCGGCACGAGACGCTGCTGCGCGAAGCCCTGGAGGAGGGCTCCGGGGTGCCGGTGCTGGGCGCGGTGCGCCGGGCCGGGGCGGTCGACACGCCGTCCCGGCACCTGGGCCTGGTCCCGGCCGTGGAGCGTTCCGCCGAGGCGCTGCGGGCGGTGCGCGAGATGGGCGAACTCGTCGGCCGGTCCGTGGACCTGGACGCGGTGCTGGCGCTGGCCCGCACCGCCCCGCCGCTGTCCGCCGCGCCCTGGGACCCGGCGGCCGAGGTCGAGCCGCTCACCGGGCCCCGGCCGCGGGTCGCGCTGGCGGGCGGCGCGGCGTTCTCCTTCTCGTACGCGGAGAACGCCGAACTGCTGGCCGCCGCCGGGGCCGAGGTGGTGCCGTTCGACCCGCTGCACGACGAGCGGCTGCCCGAGCGGACGGCCGCGCTGGTGATCGGCGGCGGCTTCCCCGAGGTGTACGTCACCGAGCTGAGCGCCAACGCGGCGCTGCGCGGGGCGGTCGCCGACCTGGCCGCGAGCGGTGCGCCGGTGGTCGGCGAGTGCGCCGGACTGCTGTACCTGGGACGGGAGTTGGACGGCCTGCCGATGTGCGGGGTGCTGGACTCCACGGCCCGGATGACGCCCCGGCTGACCCTCGGCTACCGGGAGGCGGTGGCGCTCGCCGACTCGCCGCTGGCGGCGGCCGGCACCCGGGTGCGCGGCCACGAGTTCCACCGCACCGCCACCGACCCGGCGGCCGGCCCGTCCCCCGCCTGGGGCTGGCGCACCCCCGCCGGCCCGCACACCGAGGGCCACCTGCACGGCTCGGTGCACGCCTCCTACCTGCACCTGCACTGGACCGGCGCGCCCGCGCTGCCCGCCCGGCTGGTCCGGCACGCCGCCGCGTGGGCGGCCGGGCGGGCGGCCGGGCGGGGCTGA
- a CDS encoding DUF4190 domain-containing protein, whose amino-acid sequence MPGQFGAPGYPAFPQQRSLYTNGLAIASLVVSFLCFFGTAAVIMGPIALRQIKRTGERGRGLAISAIVIGSIWAVLFAVVLVANALDPASGQDDGDGRPTSTRHGSAVVPAASALRLEVGECFDLVGTLVTKRVDCAQPHKGEVFWTGIPVETGDYPATSVLEDEAEKGCTDHVDQYVMDTWTLGDSLDYRYVYPDRNSWDAVGGRRLVCFFTDSKPLTAPLRKDQTTLTSDQLHLLLATNQFDRAWAEAPNEDLDVADDPAAFRTWADGLAAAADKQAALLAGAQWTTADRKTVDRLVGESREAARHFRAAGKLTGAEDIERELTAGYQHLGDDLILDLRRGLGLATHDQEPAKHPSNQAV is encoded by the coding sequence GTGCCGGGTCAGTTCGGGGCGCCCGGCTACCCGGCGTTCCCGCAGCAGCGGTCGCTGTACACCAACGGGCTGGCCATCGCCTCGCTGGTGGTGAGCTTCCTGTGCTTCTTCGGCACCGCCGCCGTCATCATGGGCCCGATCGCGCTGCGCCAGATCAAGCGGACCGGCGAGCGCGGCCGGGGCCTGGCGATCTCGGCCATCGTGATCGGCTCGATCTGGGCGGTGCTCTTCGCGGTCGTGCTGGTCGCCAACGCCCTCGACCCGGCCTCCGGCCAGGACGACGGCGACGGCCGCCCGACCTCCACCCGCCACGGTTCCGCGGTGGTGCCGGCCGCCTCCGCGCTGCGGCTGGAGGTCGGCGAGTGCTTCGACCTGGTCGGGACGCTGGTGACCAAGCGGGTCGACTGCGCGCAGCCGCACAAGGGCGAGGTCTTCTGGACCGGCATCCCGGTCGAGACGGGCGACTACCCGGCCACGAGCGTGCTGGAGGACGAGGCGGAGAAGGGCTGCACCGACCACGTCGACCAGTACGTGATGGACACCTGGACGCTCGGCGACTCGCTGGACTACCGCTACGTCTACCCCGACCGGAACAGCTGGGACGCGGTCGGCGGCCGACGGCTGGTCTGCTTCTTCACCGACAGCAAGCCGCTCACCGCCCCGCTGCGCAAGGACCAGACCACCCTGACCTCCGACCAGCTGCACCTGCTGCTGGCCACCAACCAGTTCGACCGGGCCTGGGCCGAGGCCCCGAACGAGGACCTCGACGTCGCGGACGACCCGGCGGCGTTCCGCACCTGGGCCGACGGGCTGGCCGCCGCCGCCGACAAGCAGGCCGCGCTGCTCGCCGGGGCGCAGTGGACCACCGCCGACCGGAAGACCGTCGACCGGCTGGTGGGCGAGTCCCGGGAGGCCGCCCGGCACTTCCGGGCCGCCGGGAAGCTGACCGGCGCCGAGGACATCGAACGCGAGCTGACGGCCGGCTACCAGCACCTGGGCGACGACCTGATCCTCGACCTGCGCCGCGGGCTGGGCCTGGCCACCCACGACCAGGAGCCCGCCAAGCACCCCTCGAACCAGGCGGTCTGA